From the Helicobacter mustelae genome, the window ACTTTCACTCTCTGTTTTGCAAGACCATATTCAAAGATAAACTTTTAAAGATAATTTTTATCATTTACTATTTGCTATCCACATTTGATTACAATGGAGTCGTAAATCTAAAAGAAAGGGATTAAACATGAAAAAAGAAACCAAAAGAAATTTTATTTTAACCAACGATGCTGGTGTTCATGTAGGAAACAATCAAGATTCCATAACCGTCGGTCCACGAGGCCCAATGCTCTTGGAAAACACATGGTTTTTAGAAAAACTCGCACACTTTGATAGGGAAAGAATCCCAGAGAGAGTAGTTCATGCCAAGGGTAGCGGTGCATATGGCACCTTCACGGTGACAAACGACATTACCAAATATACCAAGGCAAAGATTTTTAGCAAAGTCGGCAAAAAAACTCCCTGCTTCTTCCGCTTTTCAACAGTTGCTGGCGAGAGGGGTGCAGCAGATGCAGAGCGCGATCCTAGGGGATTTGCGATGAAATACTACACAGAGGAAGGAAACTGGGATTTGGTAGGAAACAACACCCCTATCTTTTTCATCAGAGATCCTTTGAAATTCCCTGATTTCATCCATACACAAAAGCGCAACCCAAAAACCAATCTCAGAGATATGACAGCTGCATGGGATTTTTGGAGCCAGTGCCCAGAGTCTTTGCACCAAGTAACCATCCTCATGAGCGATCGTGGGATTCCCAAAAACTACCGCCACATGCACGGATATGGCAGCCACACCTTTACCTTCATCAACGCAAAAAATGAAGTGTGCTTTGTGAAATTCCACCTAAAATCCATGCAGGGAATCCAAAATCTCACCAATGCAGAAGCAGAAAAAATCATTGGTATGGATAGAGAATCTCATCAAAGAGACTTGTTTAATGCCATTGAGCGCGGGGATTTCCCAAAATGGAGAATGTGCGTCCAAATCATGCCTATAAAAGATGCAAAAACCTACCGCTTCCACCCCTTCGATCTCACAAAAGTATGGAGCCATAAAGATTATCCACTTATCGAAGTAGGAATCGTAGAGCTCAACAGAAATCCTGAAAACTATTTTGCTGAGGTAGAACAAGCAGCTTTTGACCCCGCAAGTGTCGTGCCGGGCATCGGATACAGCCCAGATAAAATGCTCCAAGGAAGACTCTTTGCCTATGGTGATACTGCAAGATACCGCCTTGGCATCAACCATGGACAACTTCCTGTGAATGCTCCAAAAGTGCCTGTACACAATACCCACAGAGATGGATTTATGCAAAATGGGAATTATGGAAGCTATATGAACTACAACCCAAGCTCTATCCCAGGATATCAAGAAGACCACAGCGTTAGAGTGCCTAAGTTCAATCCTGCATCCATCGAAAAAGAAACAGACATCTATGACTATGATTTCAGGGCAGACGATAGCGATTATTATACTCAGCCAGGAAATCTCTACAGACTCCTTAAGCCAGAAGAGCGCGAGAGACTCTGCCAAAACATCAAAGATGCGATGGAAGGAGTACCAGCTGATATCAAAAAACGCCAGATCGAACATTTCAAAAAAGCAGATCCTGCTTATGGTAAACGCGTAGAAGAACTAGTAATGTAATTTCATGGGCACCCCCTAAGGGATGCCTATCACAAAAGGAAAAGAAGTATGGAAAGACGAGAATTCTTAAAAACAAGCGCTCTGGCAACAGGTGTCCTAGCAACGAGCACGGGACTTTTTGCAAGAGAGCAAAAAAGCAAAAAATTTATCATTGACATAGCATATAGTGCAGATTTTCGATCCGCCAAAGATCTGAAATTTTATACTCCATTGCCAATGCCCAGCGCATTTCAAAAAATCAGTAATTTCAAGCTTCAGGGAAATTTCACATCCCACAACATTCTAAAAATCCAAGACTCTCCCCTGCTCTTTGCCCAGTTTGAACAAACTGCAGAAAAAAAAGATCTCTCTTTATCCTTTGTCCTCGAGCTAGAACCCTACCAAGCCAAGCTAGATAGAGGAGAAAACTCTCAATATCTCAAACAAACAAGATATGTGAGAACCGATGGAAAAATCGCAGAGATAGCAAGCCTCGTGAAAAACAAGAGCACAGAGCAAAAAGTGGCCTTCTTCAAAGATTATATTGCAAAAAATATCCTGCCAGAGCAAAGAAGCTTCTCTGATGCAATCAAAACCATCTCTGATAAAAAAAATACATTCATCCTCTCTGGAGAAAGCATCAGTGCCAACTCGATTTTGGTAGCCCTCTGTCGTGCTTGCAACATCCCAGCCCGAGAAGTTTTTGGCTTTGATATCACGCAAAATCACCTCATATCCAATAACAAAGCAGAGATTCTCATCAATCACTATTGGCAGCGCATGGATGTAAGCCAGGAAAACTCCTATGACTTTATTGCCTTAAACCATCTTAGAGACGACTTTATCGGGGATATTTATACTTCAAGCATCCACCAAACATTAGGCAGCATTGATGGAAACAACCTGAAATATTACAAAGAATTTCAAGAAAGCATCAGACTCCAACAAATCGCATAATCCATAAAAGTGAATTTTTGTCTAGAAAATAGGCATCTAAGCAGGCCTATTTTCTAGAATTTTTGCTTCTTTCAAACTCTCAATGGCTTCATTGCTCAAAAACAAAAAGTTAGATTCTCTTTCAAAAATCCCTCAAATACATCAAGATTCCTAAAGAATTTTTCCATCCTAGAGAAATTTTTTCCATATTTCAAATCTCTAATTTCCTTATGGGACATTCACCCAATCCCCAGTAAATCCAACAAACCCAAGCGCCCTAAAATAATTTTTAAAAGCATTTTTTATCAAATTTTCAATCCCTAGCCCCGCATACTCAAACAAGCAAACCACACTCAAAGCAAAATTTTTAGATCCAAGACAGGCAACTCGCACACCACAAAAAACTCATAACCAAACACTTTCCCATGCAATGACATCCAAGCCATTGGAGCGTTATGCATCTAGCCTGCAGGAGATTTTTGATGTTTTTGCTTGCAGGCATCCTCATCCCCAAACATGCAGCGCTTTTGCAATTCATGCAACCTCTCCACATCTTTTTGCTTTGCTTGATGGACTTTGTAATTTTGGTATTTGTTCACCCCCCAAATCGCTGCACACATGAAAAGAATCCAAAAAATATCATATTTTTTAAGTTTGGGGCAAAACCTGCA encodes:
- a CDS encoding transglutaminase-like domain-containing protein produces the protein MERREFLKTSALATGVLATSTGLFAREQKSKKFIIDIAYSADFRSAKDLKFYTPLPMPSAFQKISNFKLQGNFTSHNILKIQDSPLLFAQFEQTAEKKDLSLSFVLELEPYQAKLDRGENSQYLKQTRYVRTDGKIAEIASLVKNKSTEQKVAFFKDYIAKNILPEQRSFSDAIKTISDKKNTFILSGESISANSILVALCRACNIPAREVFGFDITQNHLISNNKAEILINHYWQRMDVSQENSYDFIALNHLRDDFIGDIYTSSIHQTLGSIDGNNLKYYKEFQESIRLQQIA
- a CDS encoding catalase; this translates as MKKETKRNFILTNDAGVHVGNNQDSITVGPRGPMLLENTWFLEKLAHFDRERIPERVVHAKGSGAYGTFTVTNDITKYTKAKIFSKVGKKTPCFFRFSTVAGERGAADAERDPRGFAMKYYTEEGNWDLVGNNTPIFFIRDPLKFPDFIHTQKRNPKTNLRDMTAAWDFWSQCPESLHQVTILMSDRGIPKNYRHMHGYGSHTFTFINAKNEVCFVKFHLKSMQGIQNLTNAEAEKIIGMDRESHQRDLFNAIERGDFPKWRMCVQIMPIKDAKTYRFHPFDLTKVWSHKDYPLIEVGIVELNRNPENYFAEVEQAAFDPASVVPGIGYSPDKMLQGRLFAYGDTARYRLGINHGQLPVNAPKVPVHNTHRDGFMQNGNYGSYMNYNPSSIPGYQEDHSVRVPKFNPASIEKETDIYDYDFRADDSDYYTQPGNLYRLLKPEERERLCQNIKDAMEGVPADIKKRQIEHFKKADPAYGKRVEELVM